One genomic region from Ovis canadensis isolate MfBH-ARS-UI-01 breed Bighorn chromosome 24, ARS-UI_OviCan_v2, whole genome shotgun sequence encodes:
- the UBALD1 gene encoding UBA-like domain-containing protein 1: MSVNMDELKHQVMINQFVLTAGCAADQAKQLLQAAHWQFETALSAFFQETNIPYSHHHHQMMCTPANTPATPPNFPDALTMFSRLKASESFHSGGSGSPMAATAASPPPHFPLTATGSFAAPGWPAAASPPGGAQHHQPPQPPLWTPAPPSPASDWPPLAPQQAASEPRAHPAMEAER; the protein is encoded by the exons aTGTCCGTGAACATGGACGAACTCAAGCACCAGGTCATGATCAACCAGTTCGTGCTGACGGCCGGCTGCGCGGCCGACCAGGCGAAGCAGTTGCTGCAGGCGGCCCACTGGCAGTTCGAG ACGGCCCTCAGCGCCTTTTTCCAAGAGACCAACATCCCCTAcagccaccatcaccaccagatG ATGTGCACTCCTGCCAACACCCCCGCCACGCCCCCCAACTTCCCCGACGCCCTCACCATGTTCTCTCGCCTCAAGGCCTCCGAGAGCTTCCACAGCGGAGGCAGCGGCAGCCCAATGGCCGCCACGGCCGCGTCGCCGCCGCCGCACTTCCCGCTCACCGCCACCGGCAGCTTCGCGGCGCCCGGCTGGCCGGCCGCGGCCTCACCCCCAGGGGGCGCACAGCACCACCAGCCGCCGCAGCCGCCCCTGTGGACTCCGGCCCCCCCTTCCCCAGCGTCAGACTGGCCGCCCCTGGCCCCGCAACAGGCCGCCTCGGAACCCAGGGCCCACCCCGCCATGGAGGCCGAGAGATAA